The genomic region ATAGTATACTCCCCACTATCCATAATTATCACGATGGCTTGAGATGCTAATTAGTTTTACAGTCCATAGTTTGTGAGCTTACACCGGGTATTCTGATTTTCTTCAAAAGGAGTCTTCAAATCTTATAAGACGTTATTTATCGAAGATATATTTTATTAAGATCTTTCTTGTGGTCTCCGGTAAAATAGGTTTGCTTAAAAAATCATCTATTCCTGCCGGTTTTCCTTTGCTAATCATATCTTCCATTTTGCTGGCGCTTAAAGCAACAATAGGTGTAGGTTTACCTTGTACCAATTTTTTTATTTTTTTACTGGCTTCATAACCGCTAATTCCCGGTAATTGCAGATCCATTAAAATAAGATCAAAATTTGACGATTTCCGAAATATTTCAATGCTTTCTTCTCCAGTATCGGCAGTAATAATTTCGGCTTTTGGGTATAATTTTAAAATAATGCTCCGTATTAAAAACTGGTTTACCAGATTATCATCTACAGCCAAAATTCGTATTGGTTTCTGGAATTTCATTTCTAATACATTAGTAAATAAATATACCTAAAAATAGTTTTAGTAAACAAAATAATAAATCATCTATAAATCTAATATTTATAGATGATTGAAGTTGAATACTCCAATCTCATGATGATAAATTAGTGGGAAGAAATAGGAGTCTTTGTTATAAAAAATAATTTTATAATAAATAAGAAGCTTGCTGCGCAGAAAGTTTATGTAAAAACAAAAAAGGCTGGTAAAATACCAGCCTTAATGACAAATCTAAATTTTGAATAATCTATACTAAAAGCTTAGCTTAAAGCCTCTTTTAGTTCTTTTGCCGCTGCTGCTGGATCTTCAGCGCCGTAGATCGCTCCACCGGCTACAGCTACAACAGCACCAGATGCTTTTACTTTAGCAATGCTATTTTTGTTTACACCACCAGCGATAGACACAGGTACACCAGCTTTAGAAGCTTCGTCGATTAACACATCGATAGAATATCCCGGTTTTGCCTGCTCATCTAAACCTGCGTGTAATTCTACAAATTCTACTCCTAGTTTAGAAACTTCCTGGGCACGTTTTACACGGTCCTTAACACCAATAGTATCTACCACTACGGCGCGGTCATATTTTTTAGCCGCTTCTACAGCACCAATAATGGTGGCATCGTCTATTGATCCCAAAATGGTAATATAATCTGCTCCCGCTTTAAAAGCCATCTCGGCTTCCAGAGCACCTGCATCTGCAGTTTTAAAATCAGCAAAAACTTTTTTATCTGGAAATGCTTCCTTCATTGCAGTGATAACACTAAGTCCTTCACTCTTTATAAGCGGAGTTCCTAATTCAATGATATCAATATAAGGAGCTACTTTGGTAGCCAAAGCAATAGCATCTTCAGTTTTTAGCAAATCGATTGCTACTTGTAATCTAGTCATAATCCTCTATGTTTAATTTATATTTTTGGTTCGTAATTATTCCATGTTGGCATGCATTTTCCACAATTGCTCCGCACTGTTATCAGATTGCTTCCATAGGTATTGGATAAGCGCATCAAATAATAGTAGGAATCCCTGTTCAAAAAGACTCCCGGCGTATTGCTGAGAAATAGCATTTTTATGTTCCTGTTTTCCTGCAGCAGGAATTAAAACTGTATAATTTGAAAGTTGTGCTAATGGCGACGAATCGTTTGTGGTAAAACATACAATTTGAGCTTCATTTTTAGAGGCAGTCTCTGCCGCATTTATAATAGACTTGGTCGTACCAGATCCAGACACGGCAATGAGTAGATCATCTTTACCAATAGCCGGCGTAGTGGTTTCTCCTACAACATGTACCTGATATCCCAAATGCATTAAACGCATGGTGGCCGCTTTTACCATAAAGCCGGTCCTACCTGCCCCGATTAGAAAAATTCGATCTGCATTTTTTAAAGCTTCTTCGATAGTTTCAATGTTCTCGAAGTTTAAAGAATGATATAGGTTAACGTGCTCGTTTATAATAATATCATAGGCTTTTTGAATGCTGATTCTGGAATTGGCATTATTTCTATTTTTCATAGCTAATCGTCTTTATAATTATTCTCTATGTTTGGGAGGCACAAAATTAGAGGGCATCATTACGCAAATTTGTATACGATTTGATAGATGTGTGGTACAATTTGCT from Zunongwangia profunda SM-A87 harbors:
- a CDS encoding response regulator, with protein sequence MKFQKPIRILAVDDNLVNQFLIRSIILKLYPKAEIITADTGEESIEIFRKSSNFDLILMDLQLPGISGYEASKKIKKLVQGKPTPIVALSASKMEDMISKGKPAGIDDFLSKPILPETTRKILIKYIFDK
- the hxlA gene encoding 3-hexulose-6-phosphate synthase, which translates into the protein MTRLQVAIDLLKTEDAIALATKVAPYIDIIELGTPLIKSEGLSVITAMKEAFPDKKVFADFKTADAGALEAEMAFKAGADYITILGSIDDATIIGAVEAAKKYDRAVVVDTIGVKDRVKRAQEVSKLGVEFVELHAGLDEQAKPGYSIDVLIDEASKAGVPVSIAGGVNKNSIAKVKASGAVVAVAGGAIYGAEDPAAAAKELKEALS
- the hxlB gene encoding 6-phospho-3-hexuloisomerase → MKNRNNANSRISIQKAYDIIINEHVNLYHSLNFENIETIEEALKNADRIFLIGAGRTGFMVKAATMRLMHLGYQVHVVGETTTPAIGKDDLLIAVSGSGTTKSIINAAETASKNEAQIVCFTTNDSSPLAQLSNYTVLIPAAGKQEHKNAISQQYAGSLFEQGFLLLFDALIQYLWKQSDNSAEQLWKMHANME